In Bogoriella caseilytica, the genomic window AGGCTCGCTTTGCCCTCGAGGTGGCCGCTGCGGGTGGTCATCACCTCTCTCTGCTCGGACCACCGGGCACGGGAAAGTCGATGCTCGCAGCGCGGCTACCGGGCTTGCTCCCCGATCTGAGCGAGTCCGAAGCGGTGGAGGTCTCGACCGTCCACTCGATCGCCGGCACGCTCCGGCCGCAGCACGGCCTGATGCGCCGCCCTCCCTTCGAGTCTCCGCACCACACCGCCACTGAGCCGGCCATTGTCGGCGGCGGCTCCGGGCTGCCCCGGCCCGGCGTCATCAGCCGCGCGCATCGCGGAGTGCTCCTCCTGGACGAAGCACCCGAGTTCAAGCCCACAGTGCTGGAGTGTCTGCGCCAGCCGCTGGAGAACGGCGAGCTGATCCTCGAACGGTCCGGCGGCCAGGCCAGATACCCTGCGCGATTCCAGCTGGTGATGACCGCGAATCCCTGCCCCTGCGGGCTCGCCGCAGGCAAGGGGGACCGTTGCACGTGCAGCCCGAATGAACGCCGCCGCTACATGCGGCGGCTCTCCGGGCCCTTGCGTGATCGAGTGGACATCCACGTCCAGGTCCCGCCACTGACGCGTGCCTCGCTCGCGCTGTCCGAGGAGCCGGAGCCGAGCGTGGCCGTCGCGGCCCGGGTGGCGCGGGCACGGGAGCGCCAGCGCCGGCGCCTTGCCGGCACGCCGTGGAGCACGAACGCCGAGGTCCCAGGTGAATGGCTGCGTTCGTCCGATCGCGGACTGCCGAACGACATCAGAACGGTGCTGTCTCGGGCCCTCGAGCGGGGAGCCTTGAGTCAGCGCGGCCTGGACCGCGTGCTGCGTGTGTCGTGGACGCTCGCGGACCTGGCCGGCAAGGACCATCCGACGATCGACGAAGCCGGCACCGCGCTGGCGCTTCGGGGGAGCGCATGACTGACCAGCCCATGAGCGAGCAGGAGCGCCTCGCGGCCGCCAG contains:
- a CDS encoding YifB family Mg chelatase-like AAA ATPase; translated protein: MSLGRTWTVTLTGLEGRVIEVEAHMSQGLPAFAVVGLPDAAVNEARERVRAAVHSSGVTWPPRRTTVNLSPASVRKTGTGLDLAVAVAVLTAAGLPDRERAGRAVHLGELGLDGSLRPIAGVLPAVAAAVAAGRCEVVVPEANAEEARLVPGAEVRAVRHLGELVRSYGGEAHVPEAASSVLTAPPPPPRRAETDLADVRGQDEARFALEVAAAGGHHLSLLGPPGTGKSMLAARLPGLLPDLSESEAVEVSTVHSIAGTLRPQHGLMRRPPFESPHHTATEPAIVGGGSGLPRPGVISRAHRGVLLLDEAPEFKPTVLECLRQPLENGELILERSGGQARYPARFQLVMTANPCPCGLAAGKGDRCTCSPNERRRYMRRLSGPLRDRVDIHVQVPPLTRASLALSEEPEPSVAVAARVARARERQRRRLAGTPWSTNAEVPGEWLRSSDRGLPNDIRTVLSRALERGALSQRGLDRVLRVSWTLADLAGKDHPTIDEAGTALALRGSA